The sequence aattgttcattttccttccacttggatttgctttttATCTCCAAGTCAAACTTTTAActtatgagtttcatcaatatttctaaacattgatcttatgcctaacatatgattagaacatccactatctagaaaccaaatatcatttgagatatcattaacttgtgaataagtcataaacaacttactatttcctTCATTTTCCTCTACATAGCTtgcttgtttttttcttttctagcgatctgccttcatgtgatcaaactttttacaataatgACATTGAATCCACTCTTgtaaattttttatcataattttattgtctttgttcatCATGTCTATCAAAGTGTCATCTTCCTTTTCCtactgattttttttcttattttgaaaTAGAAGgctcccccttaacctgaaatgtttTTTCTTCACATTTCTCAAATGACCTGTTCAAtcttgcttcatgtgcttgcaaggaacccattagttcatcaaataaaaatatagataaatcttttgactcctcaattgcggcaacaatatgatcaaatttcggagttaaacttctcaaaacttttgcaacaattatatgatcaggaagatattcactataagatttcatttgactaacaatttcaatcactcgagaaagaaaatcttgcattgattcattgcttttcatgaacaaaatttcaaactcacgacgaagggtttgaagtgttaccgtaatcacccttgatgagccttgaaatttattttgaaatatcaaccaagattgctttgaggttgtcgttgctgcaattcttgagaagattgtctcatATACAGTTTATTGAATAAAGAACAATGTCTTTGATTCCTTCTTTCTATTCCCCCTCAGTCTGATTTCTTTATCTGGATCTGCGTATCCAttttctattaagtcccaaagatcttaagACTTGAACAGAGTCTTCATCTTAATACTCCAAAATTTATAgcatttgcccgagaagatgagAATAAGGGGTTACGATATGGAATTGCCATTGAAAGCCATAAtacccagttcagattgaaactaagctttgataccataaatgttgatgatggaggagcaagaaaacgataaaaacataatactacgatgcaattaaaaagaatcttttcgatcaagaaaatcgatgtagtaattaaaacaagaggattgacataGAACACTTCCAAGATATTCCCAAGTGTTTTCTGATTCTGTCTTGCtttatgaactatggtcctatttataggacctagtgctaACTACCTCACTCCACCATGTCACTCATGATTGAGTAAGTTATAGGAACTatcctataacttctagatcatgagTCACTTATTGAAACATGCCTAAAACTACCTAGAACAtagtaactacctagataactatcatgaatcaattctcaacaacCTCTAACCCTGGTAGAGCTGTTGGCACTGTTTTGTTACTATCACCACCACCTCTAGATTCACATATTTTAACATCTCCTTCAGCTCATTCTTGGCCTTCTGCGCTTCCTCAATCTGATCTTCATCCAACCGCTCTCCCTTTATCGCCTCACGTGCTTTTCTCAACACCTCCATCTTCACCTTCAGCTGCTCTTGGAGTTTTCTCATCCATCGCTTTCTTCAGTCTCTCGCCCTTCCCACTTTTCTCTTGCAACCTATTAATCTCTTATAATATATCAAGCTTCTGCTTTAGTCCCATGAAAGATCTTGCGCGGTATAAATTATGTTTAAATTCCTGAACTAGTCTCTCTATTTTATCCTTTAAAGCCGGACTAACTATTTCATTAGGTGTATCAGGAGATTTGGATACTTCCAATTTAAGAGTTTTCAGCTTCTCTTGTAGACCTATAGAAATAAAAGCATTTGACATTTCCTTCCACTTCTTGCCTTAGTTTCTCTATTATCTCAATAGAGATGGTTGAGACTGGGGACCTGCCTTTTGCTTCTTGTGTAGTTTTCTTCAGGTTTTCAATTTTCATCTCTATGTTATTGATAAAAAGCAAATATAAGTGGAAGGAAAAGAAGCAATTGagatgaagacaaatcaagggaaggtaaaatgccttgataatatttctttgttcctactttatcgcaTAACTtggtgagtgttggacaattgatagatgatggatattcagttatatttgatgatgattcatgcactattaaagataaaaaatttgatttaattatgATAAATATTTACATGATGCAAaataagatgtttccacttgatgtttcaaatattgAAGAAGAATGCttgcaactcaaaagaatgagtctaatttatgacatttaagatatagacaccttaacattaaaggtttaaagttgttaaataaaaaaggaatggttttcagATTGTCTAAAATTAATATACTTGATGTATATGAAGGatgcatttatgacaaacaaagtaaaaaactatTTCCTGTTGGAGAAGCatagagagcatctaattgttttGAATTAATAATGCTGACTTATGTGAACCTATAAATACAAAattatttggtggaagtcaacattttctattgtttactgatgattatagtcacatgagttgggtatattttctaaaactgaaatctgaaacatttgataatttttgaaaattcaaggcacttgtagaaagacaaagtggtagatacataaagacacttcggacagataaagatggtgaatttttatctaatgaatttagttttttttgtgaagaaaatggtattcatagAGAATTGACAACATCATATACACTAGAGCAAAATGATGTAGCTAAGCGTAAAAATCGGACTATCGTTGAAATAGTAAGAAATTTGCTTAAGGGAAAAtaccttccaaatcagttttaggTAGAAGTAGTTATAAcagtagtttatttgttgaatatttcaccaacaaatgctgttatgaatcaaactccttttaaggcttggtatggtatgaaaccaagtataagccatctaagaatttttaATTGTATTGCGTAttctttggtgaattcacaaaatcatcataagcttgatgaaaaatctgaaaaatacatcttaattagttattccttacaataaaaaacatatcgattatataatcctgttagtggcaaagttattattaacagaaatattatgtttgatgaaagggcaagttggaattggaaGACCAATAAATGTGGAACATAAATTCAGATTCCAACAGAACTAGACACTCAACATAATCAAATGACAGATtctgctccaacaagttcatcgtcaacctcacccagtAACAGTCCTAATTTTGATTCCTCAGataaaacccctccaagaaatttcatatcactaacagaaatttatgactcaatattttctttgtttatttcagattctATAACAtttgaggaagcagttgaaaaagaGAAATGACGAAAAGCAATGAAGAAGAAAATCAAGTCAATTGTGAAGAATGAAACttaggagctaatggatctaccgaaagaaaagaaagctattaGATTAAAATGagtgttcaaaacaaagtttaatgcaCATAGAAATATCTAAAAGCATAAggcttgtagcaaaaggatattcccAACAACaagatattgattttgatgatacttttcTCTGGTTGCTAGATTTGAAACCGTGAGAAATTTTTTGGCTTTAGCTAAGTGAGTTGGtatgtttatcaatttgatgtgaaatctatGTTGTTAAATAGAGATTTACACGAAGAGGTTTTTGTTATTCAACCCGAAGGTTTTTTTTGTTAAAAGACATGAAAAAATGATGTATAAGCAAAGgaaagctctttatgggcttaaacaagctccaagggcatggtccagtaaaattgattattattttcttcaaaatagATTTAAGATGAGTAATAATAAACCTACTCTTTATATAAAGAAGGAAGGTGAATAAAATATTCTAATGATTTGCctctatgttaatgatattatatatattgatTCATCAAACTCTTTTATGGTAGAATTTAAAAAgtatatgatgaataagtttgaaatgtcagatctagGTATACTACATTATTTTCTTAGGTTGGAAGTTAAGCAAGGATCAGATgtaatttttatttcacaaagaaagtatacaatagatctactcaaaaaatctaatatgattaattgtAAAGCTGCAGCAACAACCATAAATGTAAAATagaaattgaaacttgaagatggtacatgtatgacaaatgcaagatattacagaagtttggttggaggtttgatttatctaactcatactcgaccagatattaCCTTCTCTGTTGGTGTAGTATCCATGTTTATGTATAacccaagcaaacatcatctcagagctgttaaaagaattctatATTATATTGCTAGAACTATatattatggtatttggtattctcctaattttaaatgtaaattatttggttttacTGATAGTGATTGagcaggagctttagatgatagaaagagtatTTTATGCAACATTTTTAGCCTCGAATCAGGAGCTATATCTTGGGGTTCAAAAAAGCAAGCAACAACTACGCTATCGACATTAgaagcagaatatgtagccgCAATATCAATAGCTTatcaagcaatatggcttagaagacttcttgaagatcttcatcaagaacaaaaagaagcaacagaaatattttgtgacaacaaagccacaattgcaatgatGAAGAATTCAACATTTTATGAAAGAACGAAGTATATAGGGATACACTATCATTTCATCCGggatcttgtagcaagtggagtCATAGCAATAAAGTATTGTAGAACAGATGAACAAGTTATGAATATCCTCACCAAGTCGCTTCCAGttcaaaaacatatttattttatgtcTCAAATCGATGTATATAACTATGAattaagggggagtgttgagaattgattcatggtaattatctaggtagttactATGTTTTAGGTAGTTTTAGACATGTTTCAAGAAGTGgcccatgatctagaagttatagggtagtttctATTATAACTTACTCAATCATGGATGACATGGTGGAGTGAGGTAGTTATCACTAGATTtcataaataggaccatagttcatgaagcaagatagaGTCAGAAAACACTTGAGAATATTTTGTATGTGTTCTATGTTaatcctcttgttttaaatactaaatcgatttttttgatcgaaaagattttttttaattacatcgTAGTATTATGTTTTTATCGTTTCCTTCCTCCTCCATCCCCGATATACGTCAACTGTAACTTGAGAAACATCATCTCTGGTTCCACATGTTCACCTTCCACAAATCCCCCAAGTACCCAGAACTTCATATGTCGCATGTTAAGTAAACTATCCTTGTCCATTCTACCAAGCTCCTGAATTACACAATAAACTCACAATCTTTACAGTATAAATGAAACATCAaagttaaattttaaattataaaatattttaaaacagaCCAAAATGCAGCACTAAGGTTCTTCTGTTCTCAAAAGATGCTAACATAATTATTAACTACACTTTCTTCCAAGAAACTGAATGTTATAAAACATATTGAGGAAAAAGAGTTTTACACTATCTACAACAATCGGATGTCTTCTGATCAGGAGATGGTAACCCCTACTTCTCAAATTAAAGATTTCAAGGTAAGGGGATTTCACTACAAATTTGTTACATTTAATTCCATATTACATTTGATTGAACAAGGTAAACTATTTCATAAAGCTTATATTGGTGGATTCTGTATATGATGTAAGGTCATacataataattaataatatatcaagtgctacaaaaagaatgcaattgatttttttttttttaaacaagagCTTCTTTTAATGATAACTACGTTCTATCCTCCAACTAAGAATAGCTTCTAGATGAGATTTCAGCATATCTTAAAGTTTTTGAATTTACAGGATATCACATTAAATGAGATTAATAATTGCAGCCATGCAAGAGAAATTGGTACAAGAAAAAGTATGGGAATAATGAATAACTGCAGCCATAGAGTAGAATTTTGCACAAACACGGTAAGGGAATAAAGAATATTTAATCATCAAGAAAAAGATGAACAAAATGAAGATAGTGTTTCCAATTATTTCATCAAGTAGGCCGTTTATTGACACCACATTACACATGCAAAAAATTGTAAACTACATATACCTCCATGGCTTTCATGACTGTAAATTTTCTGTTAGGAAGTCCAAGTTGGATCAATATGTGCACCACTTAGTAGTTCCTTGATAGAACCAtagtggattctaagcttggggttgatctctttaagggatcgatcTCCTTAGaattctataggggtttcttcctccaagttGTTGTTCAAAGGCTAGGCTGCTAAaaggattcatctatttcttatcaaaagatgatgaatacatgactatttatagatagggcttctaaactctaactcttaataggactcctactcaagactcctatttctaaccaactcctaataagactcctactctaagaagaaacctcccaactaaccctaaccctagccggtctcgtcacctctttaataagggtcggctagatagattttatatgaatgttcctttcaataaaattcaattaggactctcctaactagagtcctaacattcctGAGATAAATGATGACATCACATAAATCGAGATGTATGAACAAGTGCTAGCACAAGGTACATGGATTAACTGAATAAGGATAGCTTATCAAGTAAAGAACAATAgcaaaaaccaaaaaagaaaaacaagaccAAATTTACCAGAAGAGAAGTTAATTCACATAACTAATGGATACATGTAGAATAGAACATTTTGTATAACACATAAGCACATAATTCCAGAAACAAAGAGTTATAACCTTTAAATGGTCAGTATGCATGTGGTTCTGGAAAAAAAAACGGAGGAACTATAAGAAAATGCATATCATAAAGATCCTCTGTTACATAGTCTTCGTGTGTCCGAGATGATTATGGTTATTTATGCTAAAAAAAGAAGCACACTCATTCACATAAGAAAAAGGCTGCCTTACTGGAATGATCCCATCAGCTATCTTTAAATTACACAGTTTGGTGGCTGTGTAATGGTGGCTGTGTTTTTTAGTTTCTCTGCTGCCTGACAAGTGATACAAATTATTAAACCATAAGAAAATATCTGCCGTTTAAAAAGGTTATGTAGCTCTCACAGAGCGTGTACCTTTGGAGCTTCTTGAGAGGTCTTCCACAAAATTGCAGCACATGCTTCTGGGCTGCACAAAACAGACCATATATAATAGGCATTACATGATACAGAAAACAAATCTTGTTAATAGCATACATAGTGACAGTCACATCATGCTTACTTAATATTGTGTTTGATAGCAAAAGAATAGAAACAAAACAGAAACTCTAAAGTGCCACTATCAGTTGGGCAAACAGCTGAAAGGCCAATAACTTTGTAAGAAATATCTATTAAGGAGATATTATCACATTTaacaattaaattatatatcaattCCATACAACTGCGAACATTTTATGTGTCACGACCCAGGCCTAACGAGCTAATTGACTCGTCCCTTAAGAGCTTGATGTCCTTGTCAAGGACCAGCATAGCCCAATTTAAACCCTCATATGATGCATATAAGACGTAGTCATAACTCCATTCATGGGTAGTCTTTTTCTACTCGATCCTGTCAACTTCGTTGATCTAAACCAGtgaccaaaatacttaaactgaagttaataataatatacccaTCAAAACCTTATAAGTCAGTCTTAGTTTTAgtccacttccgatgtgagatTAATCATGATCTAGTGCATTTCTTAGATTATATACTCTTTTTTGCTTTGCATACCATGTGGAATCATCAAATAGCCAGACCTAGTTAATTTTTACAGTATCTTCTTTGGTTGTGCTGGAGACAAGAAGTGTAACTGCTAGTATATAAATCTCCTCATGCAATTAAAAAGAAACTTAAGATCACCTGGCAACATAAAAGACAGAATTCTCCAACATGTATAACTTATTTGCACAGCCAATAGCAAGAGCTCCACCAGATCCACCTTCACCAATCACAACGGTAACATTTGGAATCTTTACGCCAAACATGGCCCTTAAATTGAAGGCAATTGCTTTTCCCTAAATTATTAAACAAGTTATGAAAATATATATTAACTACAAACATGAACAGGATACCTGACAATCTAGTTTAGAAGAAACATAGAGTGATACCTGACCAAGTTCTTCAGATCTAAGATCAGAAAATGCCCCAGGTGTGTCAATAAATGTGATGATGGGAAATCCATGGTGGTCCGCATACTTCATCATGTGCAAGGTTTTCCAGTAGCTACACAGTGGCATATAAGCTTGTGAGCTAATCAATTTCATCACAATAATGGATCCATTGAAgccaaatatatttttatcaattgaATATTTAATATTAGTAAACTATATACTCTAGACATAAttctttttataatttatctCAAATCATAAGATGATATCATGCAATTTGTGGTATTGGCTGATTCCGATACGACGTCCCTAAATATCTATATCATCCAAGAGGAACCCTATTTTGACCAAATTTTTGGCCTTATCCTTCAAAATAATGTGAAAACTGTCTTAAACTCCAGTGAAGTTATTCAATTTCGATGAtaccaagaaaaaggaaaaaaaaaaaaatgaaggaaggagaaggggtgggaaaggagaagaagaaatttGAAATggaggaaaaacaaaaaaaatgtgaCAATGACCGGAAAAGAGGCATTGTTACCATTGTGTTTGCTATCTATTGCAATTATTAAATTTGTCCAAATACCACTATTGTTGTTACAGTATTTAATGTATATTGTATAAGATAGAGAGAAAAGAATGTTAAGGAAAGGGAAACATAGTAAATAAATTCATAAATTGGAGAAGGATGTATCATGCTCTTTTTAAATGAAGTTTTTTATATATTTGCCTTTACACAACTCCATGGTAATTTGTTAAGCACTGTAACAACAGCGAGACTAATTGCTTTTCTTAAAGCTACAAGTATATAAATTTTAGAGCTTTTCTGACATATATAATAGTTATGCACTACTTTCAAATTGTCTTCAAataaatatgtattttttaaatgaattacccttttctttttattgctatcttttatattatattttaatctttCATAATTTAGTTTTATATGTTTGTTTAAGttcaatattttatgaaatatgaaaGTAAAGAAATGTTTGACCATGTAATGTTTGTCTTtacaattttattttaaatatttcctattttagctAGTTTGtgaattcttattttttatttatagagtTATTTTCTCAGGCAATCCCAATCACATTGATCTGGTGATTCTGATCCATACAATTTTGTACTGATTTTTAAAACCATGCATTGTGAAACTAATCAGTACATAGTATGATAGTAAATAGGCGTACACTGTGTTAAGTTGTTGGCCTACATATAATAATTCATAATTCACCACATTttcaaagaaaacaaataaacaCACATTAGCATACTGCAAGCCTGTCAAAAAAACATATCAACCACAGTTATATTTACTTATTACATATGTAGAGTCAGTATTCTTGTGTTAAATTCCTGATCTATAAACATTATGAAATCACTGCATTGTCCAAGATATCAAAAATCATGCATAACCAGATATTCAAGACTCTCAGtaagaaaaaatatcaagaaCATTCATATTTATTCATTACCCATGTGGAGTCAGCATTCCAAAGTTACGCTGAATATGTTCCTTAGTGTTCCTGCCTTTCTGGTGACCAATTAACATATAGCTTTTTCCATCTATACTTTCTATACCTAGAACAATAGCAGGATCATCATAAACTGCACAGCCTCCATGGAGCTCAACCCACTGCAAGATATGAACAGTAACCATGAGGCAAAGTTGATGTGCAAACAACGGCAGAAAAAGGTAATGATTAGAGAATATATTGCAACAGAATACCTTGTCGGTGATGTTCAAAACATGGTCGAGGAATGTTGGTCTGTTGGGATGACAAGCAATATGCAATAGTTGAATTGGAGTTAATTGTGTGTACAGATCTTTCACTGCCTGAAAGTTTCCAATA comes from Musa acuminata AAA Group cultivar baxijiao chromosome BXJ3-3, Cavendish_Baxijiao_AAA, whole genome shotgun sequence and encodes:
- the LOC135587057 gene encoding acetyl-coenzyme A carboxylase carboxyl transferase subunit alpha, chloroplastic-like isoform X1, translating into MLKVHKVADEIIMDFTDQINLLESKYQKAVKDLYTQLTPIQLLHIACHPNRPTFLDHVLNITDKWVELHGGCAVYDDPAIVLGIESIDGKSYMLIGHQKGRNTKEHIQRNFGMLTPHGYWKTLHMMKYADHHGFPIITFIDTPGAFSDLRSEELGQGKAIAFNLRAMFGVKIPNVTVVIGEGGSGGALAIGCANKLYMLENSVFYVASPEACAAILWKTSQEAPKAAEKLKNTATITQPPNCVI
- the LOC135587057 gene encoding acetyl-coenzyme A carboxylase carboxyl transferase subunit alpha, chloroplastic-like isoform X2; this encodes MDFTDQINLLESKYQKAVKDLYTQLTPIQLLHIACHPNRPTFLDHVLNITDKWVELHGGCAVYDDPAIVLGIESIDGKSYMLIGHQKGRNTKEHIQRNFGMLTPHGYWKTLHMMKYADHHGFPIITFIDTPGAFSDLRSEELGQGKAIAFNLRAMFGVKIPNVTVVIGEGGSGGALAIGCANKLYMLENSVFYVASPEACAAILWKTSQEAPKAAEKLKNTATITQPPNCVI